A window from Branchiostoma lanceolatum isolate klBraLanc5 chromosome 9, klBraLanc5.hap2, whole genome shotgun sequence encodes these proteins:
- the LOC136441378 gene encoding nuclear receptor subfamily 5 group A member 2-like isoform X4 — MAPSITYSRECAYRFQPYPTSPMSYYECDSSVKMMSDYQYEEEHKEIEEACPVCGDKVSGYHYGLLTCESCKGFFKRTVQNNKQYTCIENQNCVIDKTQRKRCPYCRFQKCLQVGMKLEAVRTDRMRGGRNKFGPMYKRDRAIKQQRKAMMARTKSEATLYQPMPNCQYQTNVNSAVQNIHAAAKGIPMSPMSTLSPSSQPSTVSSSYPPIIPPVTATNFYSSPITSTMERLPMNFHPGSSYINHGMKPHAYPQNFAMKPEKDVFSDQPSSCQQESATSVRSSPPTTPPNNHLHGQTEKELRLSPDRMSAPAGNERPRTVPKLMQELLQCEPDQKVLRQKLLETVEDQMRQGEEPNSFVMLCKLADRSLVSTVEWAKNNAMFGQLEVEDQMALLQNCWSELLVLEHLYRRAVSGKDCLMTSQGQEINMSLIPSLGFGPMDCTAEVAAKLREAKVDYLEYMCLKFLILFNTDVKGLVNRSMLEKFQEQINVALLDYTLCNYPEQNDRFGQLLLRLPEIRLIAVQAEELMYLKHLNGILPSATLLMEMLHAKRQ, encoded by the exons GTGTGAAGATGATGTCAGACTATCAGTATGAAGAGGAACACAAGGAGATCGAGGAGGCGTGTCCCGTGTGCGGGGACAAGGTGTCCGGCTACCACTACGGCCTCCTGACCTGCGAGAGCTGCAAGGGCTTCTTCAAGCGCACGGTCCAGAACAACAAGCAGTACACCTGCATCGAGAACCAGAACTGCGTCATCGACAAGACGCAGAGGAAACGCTGCCCGTACTGCCGCTTCCAGAAGTGTCTGCAGGTCGGGATGAAGCTGGAAG CTGTTCGCACAGACAGGATGCGTGGCGGAAGGAACAAGTTCGGCCCCATGTACAAACGTGACCGTGCCATCAAGCAGCAGAGAAAAGCCATGATGGCCCGCACAAAGTCTGAGGCCACCCTGTACCAGCCCATGCCCAACTGCCAGTACCAAACCAACGTCAACTCCGCCGTACAAAACATCCACGCCGCCGCCAAGGGCATCCCCATGTCTCCCATGTCCACGCTGTCGCCCTCGTCGCAGCCCAGCACGGTCTCCAGCAGCTACCCCCCCATCATCCCCCCCGTCACCGCCACAAACTTTTACAGCTCCCCCATCACCTCGACGATGGAGAGGCTGCCCATGAACTTCCACCCGGGAAGCTCGTACATCAACCACGGGATGAAGCCGCACGCGTACCCGCAGAACTTCGCCATGAAGCCGGAGAAGGACGTGTTCAGCGACCAGCCCTCCTCCTGCCAGCAGGAATCCGCTACCTCAGTCAGATCGTCGCCCCCGACCACGCCGCCCAACAACCACCTCCACGGACAGACGGAGAAAGAACTCAGGCTCTCTCCGGACCGCATGTCGGCTCCGGCCGGCAACGAGCGGCCCAGAACTGTCCCGAAGCTCATGCAGGAGCTGCTGCAGTGCGAGCCCGACCAGAAGGTCCTGAGGCAGAAGCTGCTGGAGACGGTGGAGGACCAGATGAGGCAAGGGGAGGAGCCCAACAGTTTTGTCATGCTGTGCAAGCTAGCCGACCGTAGCCTGGTCTCCACCGTGGAATGGGCCAAGAACAATGCCATGTTTGGCCAACTGGAG GTTGAAGACCAGATGGCCCTACTACAGAACTGCTGGAGCGAGCTGCTAGTCCTCGAGCACCTCTACCGGCGAGCAGTCAGCGGAAAGGACTGTCTGATGACGTCCCAGGGACAGGAGATCAACATGTCGCTCATCCCGTCCCTCGGCTTTGGGCCCATGGACTGCACCGCGGAGGTCGCCGCCAAGCTGCGCGAAGCCAAGGTGGACTACCTGGAGTACATGTGCCTCAAGTTCCTCATCCTCTTCAACACTG ACGTGAAGGGCCTGGTGAACCGCTCCATGCTGGAGAAGTTCCAGGAGCAGATCAACGTGGCCCTGCTGGACTACACCCTCTGCAACTACCCCGAGCAGAACGACCGCTTCggccagctgctgctgcgtcTCCCGGAGATCCGCCTCATCGCCGTGCAGGCCGAGGAGCTCATGTACCTGAAGCACCTcaacgggatcctgccctccgcCACACTACTCATGGAGATGTTGCACGCCAAGCGACAGTGA
- the LOC136441378 gene encoding nuclear receptor subfamily 5 group A member 2-like isoform X5, with product MAVGVKMMSDYQYEEEHKEIEEACPVCGDKVSGYHYGLLTCESCKGFFKRTVQNNKQYTCIENQNCVIDKTQRKRCPYCRFQKCLQVGMKLEAVRTDRMRGGRNKFGPMYKRDRAIKQQRKAMMARTKSEATLYQPMPNCQYQTNVNSAVQNIHAAAKGIPMSPMSTLSPSSQPSTVSSSYPPIIPPVTATNFYSSPITSTMERLPMNFHPGSSYINHGMKPHAYPQNFAMKPEKDVFSDQPSSCQQESATSVRSSPPTTPPNNHLHGQTEKELRLSPDRMSAPAGNERPRTVPKLMQELLQCEPDQKVLRQKLLETVEDQMRQGEEPNSFVMLCKLADRSLVSTVEWAKNNAMFGQLEVEDQMALLQNCWSELLVLEHLYRRAVSGKDCLMTSQGQEINMSLIPSLGFGPMDCTAEVAAKLREAKVDYLEYMCLKFLILFNTDVKGLVNRSMLEKFQEQINVALLDYTLCNYPEQNDRFGQLLLRLPEIRLIAVQAEELMYLKHLNGILPSATLLMEMLHAKRQ from the exons ATGGCTGTAG GTGTGAAGATGATGTCAGACTATCAGTATGAAGAGGAACACAAGGAGATCGAGGAGGCGTGTCCCGTGTGCGGGGACAAGGTGTCCGGCTACCACTACGGCCTCCTGACCTGCGAGAGCTGCAAGGGCTTCTTCAAGCGCACGGTCCAGAACAACAAGCAGTACACCTGCATCGAGAACCAGAACTGCGTCATCGACAAGACGCAGAGGAAACGCTGCCCGTACTGCCGCTTCCAGAAGTGTCTGCAGGTCGGGATGAAGCTGGAAG CTGTTCGCACAGACAGGATGCGTGGCGGAAGGAACAAGTTCGGCCCCATGTACAAACGTGACCGTGCCATCAAGCAGCAGAGAAAAGCCATGATGGCCCGCACAAAGTCTGAGGCCACCCTGTACCAGCCCATGCCCAACTGCCAGTACCAAACCAACGTCAACTCCGCCGTACAAAACATCCACGCCGCCGCCAAGGGCATCCCCATGTCTCCCATGTCCACGCTGTCGCCCTCGTCGCAGCCCAGCACGGTCTCCAGCAGCTACCCCCCCATCATCCCCCCCGTCACCGCCACAAACTTTTACAGCTCCCCCATCACCTCGACGATGGAGAGGCTGCCCATGAACTTCCACCCGGGAAGCTCGTACATCAACCACGGGATGAAGCCGCACGCGTACCCGCAGAACTTCGCCATGAAGCCGGAGAAGGACGTGTTCAGCGACCAGCCCTCCTCCTGCCAGCAGGAATCCGCTACCTCAGTCAGATCGTCGCCCCCGACCACGCCGCCCAACAACCACCTCCACGGACAGACGGAGAAAGAACTCAGGCTCTCTCCGGACCGCATGTCGGCTCCGGCCGGCAACGAGCGGCCCAGAACTGTCCCGAAGCTCATGCAGGAGCTGCTGCAGTGCGAGCCCGACCAGAAGGTCCTGAGGCAGAAGCTGCTGGAGACGGTGGAGGACCAGATGAGGCAAGGGGAGGAGCCCAACAGTTTTGTCATGCTGTGCAAGCTAGCCGACCGTAGCCTGGTCTCCACCGTGGAATGGGCCAAGAACAATGCCATGTTTGGCCAACTGGAG GTTGAAGACCAGATGGCCCTACTACAGAACTGCTGGAGCGAGCTGCTAGTCCTCGAGCACCTCTACCGGCGAGCAGTCAGCGGAAAGGACTGTCTGATGACGTCCCAGGGACAGGAGATCAACATGTCGCTCATCCCGTCCCTCGGCTTTGGGCCCATGGACTGCACCGCGGAGGTCGCCGCCAAGCTGCGCGAAGCCAAGGTGGACTACCTGGAGTACATGTGCCTCAAGTTCCTCATCCTCTTCAACACTG ACGTGAAGGGCCTGGTGAACCGCTCCATGCTGGAGAAGTTCCAGGAGCAGATCAACGTGGCCCTGCTGGACTACACCCTCTGCAACTACCCCGAGCAGAACGACCGCTTCggccagctgctgctgcgtcTCCCGGAGATCCGCCTCATCGCCGTGCAGGCCGAGGAGCTCATGTACCTGAAGCACCTcaacgggatcctgccctccgcCACACTACTCATGGAGATGTTGCACGCCAAGCGACAGTGA
- the LOC136441378 gene encoding nuclear receptor subfamily 5 group A member 2-like isoform X3 has product MNGWAARFPPDWGGDRSLPASAMVPKGEHQGIPYLTGPATDARGSNSNLSDMSSISGNSVKMMSDYQYEEEHKEIEEACPVCGDKVSGYHYGLLTCESCKGFFKRTVQNNKQYTCIENQNCVIDKTQRKRCPYCRFQKCLQVGMKLEAVRTDRMRGGRNKFGPMYKRDRAIKQQRKAMMARTKSEATLYQPMPNCQYQTNVNSAVQNIHAAAKGIPMSPMSTLSPSSQPSTVSSSYPPIIPPVTATNFYSSPITSTMERLPMNFHPGSSYINHGMKPHAYPQNFAMKPEKDVFSDQPSSCQQESATSVRSSPPTTPPNNHLHGQTEKELRLSPDRMSAPAGNERPRTVPKLMQELLQCEPDQKVLRQKLLETVEDQMRQGEEPNSFVMLCKLADRSLVSTVEWAKNNAMFGQLEVEDQMALLQNCWSELLVLEHLYRRAVSGKDCLMTSQGQEINMSLIPSLGFGPMDCTAEVAAKLREAKVDYLEYMCLKFLILFNTDVKGLVNRSMLEKFQEQINVALLDYTLCNYPEQNDRFGQLLLRLPEIRLIAVQAEELMYLKHLNGILPSATLLMEMLHAKRQ; this is encoded by the exons GTGTGAAGATGATGTCAGACTATCAGTATGAAGAGGAACACAAGGAGATCGAGGAGGCGTGTCCCGTGTGCGGGGACAAGGTGTCCGGCTACCACTACGGCCTCCTGACCTGCGAGAGCTGCAAGGGCTTCTTCAAGCGCACGGTCCAGAACAACAAGCAGTACACCTGCATCGAGAACCAGAACTGCGTCATCGACAAGACGCAGAGGAAACGCTGCCCGTACTGCCGCTTCCAGAAGTGTCTGCAGGTCGGGATGAAGCTGGAAG CTGTTCGCACAGACAGGATGCGTGGCGGAAGGAACAAGTTCGGCCCCATGTACAAACGTGACCGTGCCATCAAGCAGCAGAGAAAAGCCATGATGGCCCGCACAAAGTCTGAGGCCACCCTGTACCAGCCCATGCCCAACTGCCAGTACCAAACCAACGTCAACTCCGCCGTACAAAACATCCACGCCGCCGCCAAGGGCATCCCCATGTCTCCCATGTCCACGCTGTCGCCCTCGTCGCAGCCCAGCACGGTCTCCAGCAGCTACCCCCCCATCATCCCCCCCGTCACCGCCACAAACTTTTACAGCTCCCCCATCACCTCGACGATGGAGAGGCTGCCCATGAACTTCCACCCGGGAAGCTCGTACATCAACCACGGGATGAAGCCGCACGCGTACCCGCAGAACTTCGCCATGAAGCCGGAGAAGGACGTGTTCAGCGACCAGCCCTCCTCCTGCCAGCAGGAATCCGCTACCTCAGTCAGATCGTCGCCCCCGACCACGCCGCCCAACAACCACCTCCACGGACAGACGGAGAAAGAACTCAGGCTCTCTCCGGACCGCATGTCGGCTCCGGCCGGCAACGAGCGGCCCAGAACTGTCCCGAAGCTCATGCAGGAGCTGCTGCAGTGCGAGCCCGACCAGAAGGTCCTGAGGCAGAAGCTGCTGGAGACGGTGGAGGACCAGATGAGGCAAGGGGAGGAGCCCAACAGTTTTGTCATGCTGTGCAAGCTAGCCGACCGTAGCCTGGTCTCCACCGTGGAATGGGCCAAGAACAATGCCATGTTTGGCCAACTGGAG GTTGAAGACCAGATGGCCCTACTACAGAACTGCTGGAGCGAGCTGCTAGTCCTCGAGCACCTCTACCGGCGAGCAGTCAGCGGAAAGGACTGTCTGATGACGTCCCAGGGACAGGAGATCAACATGTCGCTCATCCCGTCCCTCGGCTTTGGGCCCATGGACTGCACCGCGGAGGTCGCCGCCAAGCTGCGCGAAGCCAAGGTGGACTACCTGGAGTACATGTGCCTCAAGTTCCTCATCCTCTTCAACACTG ACGTGAAGGGCCTGGTGAACCGCTCCATGCTGGAGAAGTTCCAGGAGCAGATCAACGTGGCCCTGCTGGACTACACCCTCTGCAACTACCCCGAGCAGAACGACCGCTTCggccagctgctgctgcgtcTCCCGGAGATCCGCCTCATCGCCGTGCAGGCCGAGGAGCTCATGTACCTGAAGCACCTcaacgggatcctgccctccgcCACACTACTCATGGAGATGTTGCACGCCAAGCGACAGTGA
- the LOC136441378 gene encoding nuclear receptor subfamily 5 group A member 2-like isoform X6: MMSDYQYEEEHKEIEEACPVCGDKVSGYHYGLLTCESCKGFFKRTVQNNKQYTCIENQNCVIDKTQRKRCPYCRFQKCLQVGMKLEAVRTDRMRGGRNKFGPMYKRDRAIKQQRKAMMARTKSEATLYQPMPNCQYQTNVNSAVQNIHAAAKGIPMSPMSTLSPSSQPSTVSSSYPPIIPPVTATNFYSSPITSTMERLPMNFHPGSSYINHGMKPHAYPQNFAMKPEKDVFSDQPSSCQQESATSVRSSPPTTPPNNHLHGQTEKELRLSPDRMSAPAGNERPRTVPKLMQELLQCEPDQKVLRQKLLETVEDQMRQGEEPNSFVMLCKLADRSLVSTVEWAKNNAMFGQLEVEDQMALLQNCWSELLVLEHLYRRAVSGKDCLMTSQGQEINMSLIPSLGFGPMDCTAEVAAKLREAKVDYLEYMCLKFLILFNTDVKGLVNRSMLEKFQEQINVALLDYTLCNYPEQNDRFGQLLLRLPEIRLIAVQAEELMYLKHLNGILPSATLLMEMLHAKRQ, from the exons ATGATGTCAGACTATCAGTATGAAGAGGAACACAAGGAGATCGAGGAGGCGTGTCCCGTGTGCGGGGACAAGGTGTCCGGCTACCACTACGGCCTCCTGACCTGCGAGAGCTGCAAGGGCTTCTTCAAGCGCACGGTCCAGAACAACAAGCAGTACACCTGCATCGAGAACCAGAACTGCGTCATCGACAAGACGCAGAGGAAACGCTGCCCGTACTGCCGCTTCCAGAAGTGTCTGCAGGTCGGGATGAAGCTGGAAG CTGTTCGCACAGACAGGATGCGTGGCGGAAGGAACAAGTTCGGCCCCATGTACAAACGTGACCGTGCCATCAAGCAGCAGAGAAAAGCCATGATGGCCCGCACAAAGTCTGAGGCCACCCTGTACCAGCCCATGCCCAACTGCCAGTACCAAACCAACGTCAACTCCGCCGTACAAAACATCCACGCCGCCGCCAAGGGCATCCCCATGTCTCCCATGTCCACGCTGTCGCCCTCGTCGCAGCCCAGCACGGTCTCCAGCAGCTACCCCCCCATCATCCCCCCCGTCACCGCCACAAACTTTTACAGCTCCCCCATCACCTCGACGATGGAGAGGCTGCCCATGAACTTCCACCCGGGAAGCTCGTACATCAACCACGGGATGAAGCCGCACGCGTACCCGCAGAACTTCGCCATGAAGCCGGAGAAGGACGTGTTCAGCGACCAGCCCTCCTCCTGCCAGCAGGAATCCGCTACCTCAGTCAGATCGTCGCCCCCGACCACGCCGCCCAACAACCACCTCCACGGACAGACGGAGAAAGAACTCAGGCTCTCTCCGGACCGCATGTCGGCTCCGGCCGGCAACGAGCGGCCCAGAACTGTCCCGAAGCTCATGCAGGAGCTGCTGCAGTGCGAGCCCGACCAGAAGGTCCTGAGGCAGAAGCTGCTGGAGACGGTGGAGGACCAGATGAGGCAAGGGGAGGAGCCCAACAGTTTTGTCATGCTGTGCAAGCTAGCCGACCGTAGCCTGGTCTCCACCGTGGAATGGGCCAAGAACAATGCCATGTTTGGCCAACTGGAG GTTGAAGACCAGATGGCCCTACTACAGAACTGCTGGAGCGAGCTGCTAGTCCTCGAGCACCTCTACCGGCGAGCAGTCAGCGGAAAGGACTGTCTGATGACGTCCCAGGGACAGGAGATCAACATGTCGCTCATCCCGTCCCTCGGCTTTGGGCCCATGGACTGCACCGCGGAGGTCGCCGCCAAGCTGCGCGAAGCCAAGGTGGACTACCTGGAGTACATGTGCCTCAAGTTCCTCATCCTCTTCAACACTG ACGTGAAGGGCCTGGTGAACCGCTCCATGCTGGAGAAGTTCCAGGAGCAGATCAACGTGGCCCTGCTGGACTACACCCTCTGCAACTACCCCGAGCAGAACGACCGCTTCggccagctgctgctgcgtcTCCCGGAGATCCGCCTCATCGCCGTGCAGGCCGAGGAGCTCATGTACCTGAAGCACCTcaacgggatcctgccctccgcCACACTACTCATGGAGATGTTGCACGCCAAGCGACAGTGA
- the LOC136441378 gene encoding nuclear receptor subfamily 5 group A member 2-like isoform X2, with product MPKVSPLSSTGELDLCTEGVAQGRWKRVKMMSDYQYEEEHKEIEEACPVCGDKVSGYHYGLLTCESCKGFFKRTVQNNKQYTCIENQNCVIDKTQRKRCPYCRFQKCLQVGMKLEAVRTDRMRGGRNKFGPMYKRDRAIKQQRKAMMARTKSEATLYQPMPNCQYQTNVNSAVQNIHAAAKGIPMSPMSTLSPSSQPSTVSSSYPPIIPPVTATNFYSSPITSTMERLPMNFHPGSSYINHGMKPHAYPQNFAMKPEKDVFSDQPSSCQQESATSVRSSPPTTPPNNHLHGQTEKELRLSPDRMSAPAGNERPRTVPKLMQELLQCEPDQKVLRQKLLETVEDQMRQGEEPNSFVMLCKLADRSLVSTVEWAKNNAMFGQLEVEDQMALLQNCWSELLVLEHLYRRAVSGKDCLMTSQGQEINMSLIPSLGFGPMDCTAEVAAKLREAKVDYLEYMCLKFLILFNTDVKGLVNRSMLEKFQEQINVALLDYTLCNYPEQNDRFGQLLLRLPEIRLIAVQAEELMYLKHLNGILPSATLLMEMLHAKRQ from the exons ATGCCAAAGGTCTCCCCTCTTTCTTCTACCGGCGAGTTAGATTTATGTACAGAGGGGGTAGCACAGGGCAGATGGAAAC GTGTGAAGATGATGTCAGACTATCAGTATGAAGAGGAACACAAGGAGATCGAGGAGGCGTGTCCCGTGTGCGGGGACAAGGTGTCCGGCTACCACTACGGCCTCCTGACCTGCGAGAGCTGCAAGGGCTTCTTCAAGCGCACGGTCCAGAACAACAAGCAGTACACCTGCATCGAGAACCAGAACTGCGTCATCGACAAGACGCAGAGGAAACGCTGCCCGTACTGCCGCTTCCAGAAGTGTCTGCAGGTCGGGATGAAGCTGGAAG CTGTTCGCACAGACAGGATGCGTGGCGGAAGGAACAAGTTCGGCCCCATGTACAAACGTGACCGTGCCATCAAGCAGCAGAGAAAAGCCATGATGGCCCGCACAAAGTCTGAGGCCACCCTGTACCAGCCCATGCCCAACTGCCAGTACCAAACCAACGTCAACTCCGCCGTACAAAACATCCACGCCGCCGCCAAGGGCATCCCCATGTCTCCCATGTCCACGCTGTCGCCCTCGTCGCAGCCCAGCACGGTCTCCAGCAGCTACCCCCCCATCATCCCCCCCGTCACCGCCACAAACTTTTACAGCTCCCCCATCACCTCGACGATGGAGAGGCTGCCCATGAACTTCCACCCGGGAAGCTCGTACATCAACCACGGGATGAAGCCGCACGCGTACCCGCAGAACTTCGCCATGAAGCCGGAGAAGGACGTGTTCAGCGACCAGCCCTCCTCCTGCCAGCAGGAATCCGCTACCTCAGTCAGATCGTCGCCCCCGACCACGCCGCCCAACAACCACCTCCACGGACAGACGGAGAAAGAACTCAGGCTCTCTCCGGACCGCATGTCGGCTCCGGCCGGCAACGAGCGGCCCAGAACTGTCCCGAAGCTCATGCAGGAGCTGCTGCAGTGCGAGCCCGACCAGAAGGTCCTGAGGCAGAAGCTGCTGGAGACGGTGGAGGACCAGATGAGGCAAGGGGAGGAGCCCAACAGTTTTGTCATGCTGTGCAAGCTAGCCGACCGTAGCCTGGTCTCCACCGTGGAATGGGCCAAGAACAATGCCATGTTTGGCCAACTGGAG GTTGAAGACCAGATGGCCCTACTACAGAACTGCTGGAGCGAGCTGCTAGTCCTCGAGCACCTCTACCGGCGAGCAGTCAGCGGAAAGGACTGTCTGATGACGTCCCAGGGACAGGAGATCAACATGTCGCTCATCCCGTCCCTCGGCTTTGGGCCCATGGACTGCACCGCGGAGGTCGCCGCCAAGCTGCGCGAAGCCAAGGTGGACTACCTGGAGTACATGTGCCTCAAGTTCCTCATCCTCTTCAACACTG ACGTGAAGGGCCTGGTGAACCGCTCCATGCTGGAGAAGTTCCAGGAGCAGATCAACGTGGCCCTGCTGGACTACACCCTCTGCAACTACCCCGAGCAGAACGACCGCTTCggccagctgctgctgcgtcTCCCGGAGATCCGCCTCATCGCCGTGCAGGCCGAGGAGCTCATGTACCTGAAGCACCTcaacgggatcctgccctccgcCACACTACTCATGGAGATGTTGCACGCCAAGCGACAGTGA